The Herminiimonas arsenitoxidans sequence TTCGGGGTTCCCGTCTGTACAGGGCAAAAAATGGGAAGCGAACGAAACTCGCTACGCTCAGACAACGTTCACTTCTTGATCCATTTTCTGTCCTGCACAAACGGCAGCGTCAGAGCGGGTTATTTCCACCGCTTCTTTGAGTCACTTACTCAGTTTGAAGCGACAAAGCTGTTGCTGTTGTCGCTGTTTTTGAAGTTCCGCATGTGACGTTGCCAAGGCAAGCAGTCGTCAGGCGGATAAAGGGCGCAAACATGTTTGAGCGCAGCGAGTTGGTTTGCGACCCCGACTGATGATTGCTTGTCTTGGGCACCCGCTTTAGCGGGCAACGGCTTTTGCGTCGCCTTCTTTTGCTTACTTTTCTTGGCGAAGCAAGAAAAGTAAGCGGCTGCCGGGCCGCCCCCGGCAACCCAAGCATCCTCGAAGAGAGGACAACATCAGCAATAACCAAAACCCAAACAAAAAAATGCCGCCCAGTCAAAAACTGAACGGCATTTTCAAAGTATCTGCACCTCAGTGCAAACCACACAAAACTACTCTATCAACCAATCCACTTACGCGCATTACGGAACATACGCATCCATGGTGAATCCTCGCCCCAAGCCTCAGGATGCCAGCTCTGCTGCACGCTGCGGAACACACGTTCTGCATGCGGCATCAACACGGTAAAGCGGCCATCCGGCGTGGTCACCGAAGTGATGCCTTGCGGTGAACCGTTAGGATTGTATGGATAGGTTTCTGTCGCACGCCCCTTGTTGTCAACAAAGCGCATAGCTACCAACGCTTCATCGATATTGCCAGTCAGCGAGAAGTCCGCATAACCTTCACCGTGTGCAATCGCAATCGCGCTTTGTGTACCCGCCATGCCATTAAAGAAGATAGATGGGGAATCCGCCACTTCGACCATAGAGAAGCGCGCCTGGAACTGTTCAGCCTTGTTACGTGTGAACTTAGGCCATGCTTGTGCGCCAGGAATAATCGATTTCAGATTACTCATCATCTGACAGCCGTTACAGATACCTAATGCGAAAGTATCCTGACGGCTGAAGAAGGTCGCGAATTGCTCAGCCAACTGGATATTGAACAGAATCGTTTTAGCCCAGCCTTCACCCGCACCCAGCACGTCACCATAAGAGAAGCCACCGACAGCGATCACGCCTTTGAAATCGCTCAGATGTGCACGACCAGTAATCAAGTCGCTCATGTGTACGTCAACTGCGGTAAAGCCCGATTTGTGCATCACATACGCTGTTTCGATATGCGAGTTGACGCCCTGCTCACGCAGTATTGCCACTTTAGGACGCACGCCGGTCGCAATATATGGTGCTGCGATATCTTCCTGCGGATCGAAAACCAATTTAGGCGTAATGCCTGGATCGAGCTTGTCGAGAATACGATCGTATTCTGCATCAGCACAATCAGGGTTGTCGCGCAGGCGCGCGATACGCCAGCTGGTTTCGCTCCAGAAACGATGCAGATCAATACGCGACTGGCTGTAGATAGCCTTGGCGTCGCGTGTGAACTCGATCATGTCATTGCCGTTTGGCTTACCGATGATATGACTGCACGCACCCAGATTGTATTCACGCAGCACGTTCATCACGTCCGATTTCTGCTCTGCACGTACCTGAATCACAGCACCCAGCTCTTCGCTGAACAAGGCGCGCAAAGTCAGATCGTTGCGACGCTCGGCCACTTGCGTCGCCCAGTTTTTCGCATCGCCGCCATCGCTGGCGTGTTCACCTTCCAGCGTCAGGATATCCAGATTGACCGACAAACCACTGTGACCGGCAAAAGCCATTTCGCACAAGGTGGTGAACAGACCACCATCAGAACGATCATGGTAGGCCAGCAGTTTGTCTTCCTTGTTCAGGCGCTGGATCGCGTTGAAGAAACCTTTCAGATCTTCTGCGCTATCAACGTCTGGCGTCTCATTACCGATTTGCTGCATGACTTGTGCAAAGCACGATGCACCCAAACGATTCTTGCCACGTCCCAGATCGATTGCGATCAAAACGGTGTCGCCGGCATCAGTACGCAATTGCGGCGTCAACGATTTACGTACGTCATACACTGGTGAAAACGCAGACACGATCAGCGACACTGGAGAGATAACAGCTTTATCTTCGCCCTCATCTTTCCATGTGGTGCGCATAGACAGCGAATCTTTACCGACTGGAATGCTGATACCCAAGGCTGGACACAACTCCATGCCAACTGCTTTGACGGTATCGAACAAAGCAGCATCCTGTCCTGGCTGACCGCATGCGGCCATCCAGTTGGCGGAGAGTTTGATATCGGAGATATCGGCAATCGGCGCTCCCGCAATATTGGTTAGCGCTTCGCCCACGGCCATGCGACCGGACGCAGCAGCGTTGATGACAGCCAGCGGTGTACGCTCACCCATCGCCATCGCTTCACCCAGATAACCTTCAAAGCTCATCGTGGTAACAGCGCAATCGGCGACCGGTACTTGCCATGGACCGACCATTTGATCGCGCACAGTCGTGCCGCCAACAGTACGATCACCAATCGTGATCAGGAAGGATTTATCTGCAACTGTAGGCAGACGCAAAACGCGTATCGATGCTTCCAGCAAATCGATACCGGTGACATCTATCGCAGGAAAATCCTGCTGCACGTGCTGCACGTCACGATGCATTTTTGGCGGTTTGCCCAGCAATACGTCCATCGGCATATCGACTGGATTATTGCCGTTTTCAGGATCGATCACTTTCAGTTGACGCTCTTCCGTCGCTGTGCCGACCACTGCGAACAAGCAGCGCTCGCGCTCACACAGATAAGTGAACTGCGGCAGGCTTTCCGGTGCAATCGCCAAGACATAACGCTCTTGCGATTCGTTACTCCAGATTTCCTTAGGAGCCATGCCGCTCTCTTCCAGCGGGACTTTACGCAAATCGAAAATCGCGCCGCGTTTGGCGTCGTTGGTGATTTCCGGGAAGGCATTCGATAAGCCACCAGCACCTACGTCATGGATCGACAAAATCGGATTGGCGTCTTGCATAGCCCAACAAGCATTGATGACTTCTTGCGCACGACGTTCCATCTCTGGATTACCGCGTTGTACCGAATCGAAATCCAGATCAGCAGTATTGGTACCGGTCGCCATTGACGACGCAGCGCTACCGCCCATGCCGATGCGCATGCCTGGACCGCCAAGTTGAATTAGCAAACTACCGACTGGCAAATCATGTTTTTTCGTATGGTTGGCGGCGATGCTACCGATGCCGCCGGCGATCATGATCGGCTTGTGATAACCGTTGACCGAGCCCGCTACGTTTTGTTCGTAGGTACGGAAGTAACCACCGAGATTCGGACGACCGAATTCGTTATTGAAGGCTGCCGCACCGATAGGACCTTCGACCATGATTTCCAATGGCGACGCGATACGGTCTGGCTTGCCATAAGCTTGCGATGACGCAGCGCCTGCGGCCGATGTAGTTACATCGTGATCGTTTTCCCATGCCTGCACTGCATCCGGCAGCATCAGGTTGGAAACAGTGAAACCGCTCAAGCCTGCTTTAGGCTTGGCGCCGCGACCTGTTGCACCTTCGTCGCGGATTTCACCGCCCGCACCTGTCGATGCACCCGGGAATGGCGAGATGGCAGTCGGATGATTGTGCGTCTCAACTTTCATCAAGATATGCGTCAACTCTTCCGACGTTTCGTATACGTTGCCGCTTGCTGCGCCACGTGGATAGAAACGTGTAACCGTTGCGCCTTCGATGACGGACGAGTTATCGCTATACGCCACCACGGTGCCGCGCGGCGCCAGTTGATGCGTATTCTTGATCATTGCGAACAGGGATTTATCCTGCTTCACGCCGTCGATCGTCCAATCAGCATTGAAGATTTTATGACGGCAATGTTCGCTATTGGCTTGCGCGAACATCATCAATTCAACGTCAGTCGGATTACGCTTGGCAGTGGTAAACGCTGCCAACAGATAATCGATTTCATCGTCAGACAATGCCAGACCGAGCTCAGTATTGGCGTTGACCAATGCGTCTTTGCCGCCTTTGATCAAATCAATGAAGGCCAAAGGTTTTGCATCCAGCTCACCGAACAAACCAGCCGCCTCATCCGCGCTGCGCAATACCATTTCGGTCATGCGATCATGCAGCAAGGCTTGCACTGCTGCGATGCTGTCATCCGACAGTTTTTTCGCGCCGCCGAGCAAGCCTGATTTCAGGTGCACGACATAAACAATACCGCGCTCGATACGGTGAATATCGGCCATCCCGCAGTTATGTGCGATATCGGTCGCCTTGCTGGCCCAAGGTGAAATCGTGCCGAAACGTGGGATAACGACAAACTCATCGCCTTCCAGCTTCGCTGTGAACGGTTCGCCATAGGTCAGCAGAGCATCCAGACGTTTGATGTCATCCGGCGAAAGCTGCGCAGCGGAATCAACAAAATGCAGGAAACGTCCAGTGACGCCGACTATGGCGTGATCGACTTGTTGCAGTTGGGTTAAGAGGCGTTCGGTACGAAAAGCAGACAGGGCGTTGGAACCTGGCAAAATCAGCATGGCGAGAAGGTAGTTGATGCGAAAAAACGGACAGATACGGCCGCCATCCCGCGAGTTAAATCAGAAAGCATGATTATACCGCGACACGCTCCCCAGACTGCCGAAACCGAAGCCAAACATTGGGTAAAAATGCAATAAAGGGCCACATTCGCATGTAGCCCTTCATCTTGTACCAGCAATGAGCTGTTATCTATCTGTTAATTCCATCTGCCGGAACGACCACCTATGCTGAAGCGCCCTGCTCCCAGGCACACCAGTGCCAGCGCGGTAATCAGGTACATGCCTTGCAATTCCAACGCCCAGCCACCTTGGTCATTCAAGGTTAAAAACTGCTTGGTATGAACCAAAAAGATGGCAAAAACCATATTGCCAGCAATGATCAGCGCCGCCACACGCGACCAGATACCAACGATCAATAGGATAGGCGCGACCACTTCACCCAAATACACCAGATAACCAATTGCCGCTGGCAAGCCTGCACTGGTCGCCACACTGATGACAAATGCAGGTCCTGCAATAAGTTTTGAAATACCGTGCAGCAGTATCAGTCCACCCAACACCAAGCGCAAAAGTAACTTTCCAAGATCGTCAGTATTCTGCATGTTGCTCATCCTTGTTTAGGTTGATGATAGGTAGAATGATGAGACGTCTCACCATCCTGCCGGGCATATTGCTATGAATATAATACGCCTGCATTTGAGCAATGTGGCAAGTCATTCAGACAACAATGCAGCTATTCACCCAGCAATTCTGCAACCGCTTGCAAACCATCGATATGCTCGGATATCACCTTGATGATGACGATGATGGGAATGCCAAGCAACATGCCCCATACGCCCCAGAGCCACGCCCAAAACAACAGAGAAACGAATACCGCAGCAGCATTCATCTTGGCGATACGCCCTGTCATCCATGTCGTCACGAAGGTACCAACAATTGTTGCAATCGCCAGCGTCGCGCCGCCAACTGCCAGGACAGATGAAAACGTCCCAAACTGCATGAATGCTGTTACCCCAGTCGCAGCCACAATCAACAGCGGCCCGAAATAAGGAATGATGTGCAGAAAGCCTGCCGCAACCGCCCATGCACCCGCATTTTCCAGACCGATCCAGCGCAAAGCGATCCATACCAGCAAGCCGAACAAAACATTGGTCACCAACAGCATGAACATATAGTTCTGAATCGACTTATTGATCGCATCCAGAATATGCACTGTGATCTTGCGGGACGATAAGGAACGGCCACTGATTTTCACTAGCTTTCGTCGGAAGGTATCGCCTGACAGCAAAAAGAAAAACACCAGAAACACCACCATCACCGTTTGACTCAAGAATCCAACCGCGCCCATCGATCCGGCCCATAACCACTGGCTCAGATTAAAAACCGATTGCTCAGTCGCCGAACTCTTGATCACAGGCCGTACACCGGCGGCTTGATTGGTTGCCTTTTCAATTTCCGTTGCTGCTGCCTGCATTTGTTGAATTGTGCTGGTCTGCCCTTTCTGTAAATTTTTCAGTGAGCGTGACAATTTTTGCGTCGCTGTCGGCAAGCTGACCAGTATCGAATTGAACTCATCGCGCAAATTATTTGCCGTTAATAATGCACTGCACAGAATCGCAACAATCACCAGTGACGTTCCCAGCAAACGCGGGATGCGTATGCGCTCCAGCCAGACAACCAATGGGTTCAACGTATACGCAATAAAAATACCGAATAACAGCGGGATAAAAAAGGCATGCGCAACAGAAAGTGCGAAGACAAACGCCACGATCGCAATAATCGTCAGCGCCACACCGCGCGAATTAACGGGCAGATGAATGACTGTCGTCGTACCGGTCTGATTAACTGGTATGCCAGCAACGACATCAGTGCTCTGTGACGCCACCGGATCTATATTTTTATCAGTCATTTTGTGTTTGGGGGAATGGCGCAATGAATAAAGCGCGCCCTTAAAAATTGAAGAGAAGAATGAAAAAGATTGTCCCACATGCATTTCAATCACGCACCGCAATTTCTATGTATGAAGACGCATCATTGCCCTATGTACGATAACGTACGGACAACAAGTTGCTCATCGTTTACCTTACAAAGGAAGGTGAATATCTGCATGCATAAGTGCAGGCACATTTATGAACCTAATCAAAAAGGAGATCTCATGCTCTATACCATTGCTGTTGTACTCGTTATCCTGTGGCTGGTCGGTTTGGTCAGCTCCTATACGATAGGCGGTTTCATCCATATTCTGCTGGTCATCGCTATCGTGATCGTATTACTGCGCATCATCAGCGGCCGCAAGCCTTTGTGACGACTTAGGCGCCCCCTTCAGATCGTGTCACATCTATTGATCTGAGGCATTTATCCGAAAAAGCCGTGCCAGTTTGGCGCGGCTTTTTTATTGTCCGATGACATCGTCACTCTCTGTTTTTATGCAAGCAAGCGTCCGAATCCTCATATAGCTTGTGTCAAACCACAGATAAATCCCGCTTTACAACCATTTTCCAACGTTTTTTCAAAAATTTGCATTGCTACTGCTGGTGTCTATATGTATCCGCTTGGTAACATGATGGGCTAATTCTGGGAAGGATAGAAGTAATGCAAGTAGCGGTTATCGGTGCAGGTGTCATTGGGGTAAGTACCGCCTATTTTTTGGCTGAAGCAGGACACGAAGTTGTCGTCATAGAACGCCACAACAATGTGGCAGAAGAAGCCAGCTTTGGCGATTCCGGCATTCTGGCTCCCAGCAGCATCGCACCGTGGGCAGCGCCTGGTGTTCCGCGCTCCCTTCTCTCCTATCTACTGAAAGCAGAGTCGCCATTAGCGCTCAATCAGATGTGGAAGCCTTCCATGCTGCGCTGGATGCGCCGTTGGTTGAAAGAATCCAATCTGGAGCGCTATCGCATCAATCGTGAACGCATGCAACGCATCGCGTTTTACAGCCGCGACCTCATGCAGCAACTGCGTGAACAGCACCAACTGGATTACGAACAAACTCCCGGCTATCTGCAATTGTTTCGTTCTGAGCAGGATTTGCGACTTGCACAAACCGCATTCGACTTCCTCACTGAATTCAACATCCCGCACAATGCACTCACTGCGGCCAATGCACATGCGCTAGAACCTGGACTCAATCCCAATACACCGCTTGCCGGCGGTTTGTATTTGCCAGAGGACGAATCCGGTAATTGCCCGCTCTTTACGCGCCAGATTCGCGCTCTTGCGCAAGCCAT is a genomic window containing:
- a CDS encoding lmo0937 family membrane protein; its protein translation is MLYTIAVVLVILWLVGLVSSYTIGGFIHILLVIAIVIVLLRIISGRKPL
- a CDS encoding D-amino acid dehydrogenase yields the protein MQVAVIGAGVIGVSTAYFLAEAGHEVVVIERHNNVAEEASFGDSGILAPSSIAPWAAPGVPRSLLSYLLKAESPLALNQMWKPSMLRWMRRWLKESNLERYRINRERMQRIAFYSRDLMQQLREQHQLDYEQTPGYLQLFRSEQDLRLAQTAFDFLTEFNIPHNALTAANAHALEPGLNPNTPLAGGLYLPEDESGNCPLFTRQIRALAQAMGVEFHFGSKVNTIQQSERGVVMQIDDRSFSADSVVLATGTDSAKLLAPLGLHLPLCAVKSYSATTTIRNFESAPVAAVMDETYKVAITRMGKRIRVAGTAELGSSTQELRQSALNTLLKVGYDWFPDACNYNTAAFWSGTSLMLPDGPPVIGATSVRNVFVNIGHGSTGWAMAAGSGKVLADIISDRTPDIDIDGLTPLRYR
- a CDS encoding AI-2E family transporter, giving the protein MTDKNIDPVASQSTDVVAGIPVNQTGTTTVIHLPVNSRGVALTIIAIVAFVFALSVAHAFFIPLLFGIFIAYTLNPLVVWLERIRIPRLLGTSLVIVAILCSALLTANNLRDEFNSILVSLPTATQKLSRSLKNLQKGQTSTIQQMQAAATEIEKATNQAAGVRPVIKSSATEQSVFNLSQWLWAGSMGAVGFLSQTVMVVFLVFFFLLSGDTFRRKLVKISGRSLSSRKITVHILDAINKSIQNYMFMLLVTNVLFGLLVWIALRWIGLENAGAWAVAAGFLHIIPYFGPLLIVAATGVTAFMQFGTFSSVLAVGGATLAIATIVGTFVTTWMTGRIAKMNAAAVFVSLLFWAWLWGVWGMLLGIPIIVIIKVISEHIDGLQAVAELLGE
- a CDS encoding DoxX family protein, coding for MSNMQNTDDLGKLLLRLVLGGLILLHGISKLIAGPAFVISVATSAGLPAAIGYLVYLGEVVAPILLIVGIWSRVAALIIAGNMVFAIFLVHTKQFLTLNDQGGWALELQGMYLITALALVCLGAGRFSIGGRSGRWN
- the purL gene encoding phosphoribosylformylglycinamidine synthase, with amino-acid sequence MLILPGSNALSAFRTERLLTQLQQVDHAIVGVTGRFLHFVDSAAQLSPDDIKRLDALLTYGEPFTAKLEGDEFVVIPRFGTISPWASKATDIAHNCGMADIHRIERGIVYVVHLKSGLLGGAKKLSDDSIAAVQALLHDRMTEMVLRSADEAAGLFGELDAKPLAFIDLIKGGKDALVNANTELGLALSDDEIDYLLAAFTTAKRNPTDVELMMFAQANSEHCRHKIFNADWTIDGVKQDKSLFAMIKNTHQLAPRGTVVAYSDNSSVIEGATVTRFYPRGAASGNVYETSEELTHILMKVETHNHPTAISPFPGASTGAGGEIRDEGATGRGAKPKAGLSGFTVSNLMLPDAVQAWENDHDVTTSAAGAASSQAYGKPDRIASPLEIMVEGPIGAAAFNNEFGRPNLGGYFRTYEQNVAGSVNGYHKPIMIAGGIGSIAANHTKKHDLPVGSLLIQLGGPGMRIGMGGSAASSMATGTNTADLDFDSVQRGNPEMERRAQEVINACWAMQDANPILSIHDVGAGGLSNAFPEITNDAKRGAIFDLRKVPLEESGMAPKEIWSNESQERYVLAIAPESLPQFTYLCERERCLFAVVGTATEERQLKVIDPENGNNPVDMPMDVLLGKPPKMHRDVQHVQQDFPAIDVTGIDLLEASIRVLRLPTVADKSFLITIGDRTVGGTTVRDQMVGPWQVPVADCAVTTMSFEGYLGEAMAMGERTPLAVINAAASGRMAVGEALTNIAGAPIADISDIKLSANWMAACGQPGQDAALFDTVKAVGMELCPALGISIPVGKDSLSMRTTWKDEGEDKAVISPVSLIVSAFSPVYDVRKSLTPQLRTDAGDTVLIAIDLGRGKNRLGASCFAQVMQQIGNETPDVDSAEDLKGFFNAIQRLNKEDKLLAYHDRSDGGLFTTLCEMAFAGHSGLSVNLDILTLEGEHASDGGDAKNWATQVAERRNDLTLRALFSEELGAVIQVRAEQKSDVMNVLREYNLGACSHIIGKPNGNDMIEFTRDAKAIYSQSRIDLHRFWSETSWRIARLRDNPDCADAEYDRILDKLDPGITPKLVFDPQEDIAAPYIATGVRPKVAILREQGVNSHIETAYVMHKSGFTAVDVHMSDLITGRAHLSDFKGVIAVGGFSYGDVLGAGEGWAKTILFNIQLAEQFATFFSRQDTFALGICNGCQMMSNLKSIIPGAQAWPKFTRNKAEQFQARFSMVEVADSPSIFFNGMAGTQSAIAIAHGEGYADFSLTGNIDEALVAMRFVDNKGRATETYPYNPNGSPQGITSVTTPDGRFTVLMPHAERVFRSVQQSWHPEAWGEDSPWMRMFRNARKWIG